GATAAGGCCCGCGTTTACGAAGCGGCCAAGCGCTATTATGCCGAGATCATGATGCCCTTTCGTAATATTGTAGGGAAAAATCTCGCGAAGGTCATGGAAAGGGACTTAAAGCTGATCGCGCCAAGTCACGGGCCTATCTACGATGAGCCGGGGTTCATACTTGACGCCTATGCCGACTGGACCGGATCCCCGCCTAAAAACAGGGTGGTGATACCATATGTGTCAATGCACGGGAGCACGGCCAAGATGGTCGAATATCTTGTCAGCGGTCTGGCCGCGAGGGGTGTTTCCGTGGATCAGTTCGATCTGGCTGTTACCGATATAGGGAAACTCGCGATTGCTCTTGTTGACGCCGCGACAATAGTGATCGGGACTCCGACCGTTCATGTGGGGCCGCATCCCCTTGTTTTTTACGCCGCCCATCTGGCCAATGCTCTGCGCCCCAAACTGAAGTTTGCCTCGGTCATCGGTTCATACGGATGGGCCAGCAAGGCGGTCGAGCAGATCGCGGGACTGATACCGAATTTAAAAGTTGAGCTTATTCCGCCCGTGCTCTGCAAGGGCCTGCCGCAGAAAGATGATTTTACCGCTCTGGACAAACTGGCAGAAGCGATAGCCTTAAAACACAAAGAAAATCAGCTGATTTAGCTCCCTGCTAAAACCGCGTTGATGACGAATGTTGACAAAAGGCTTCGTTTGTTTTACAATTTATGACTGACCGGTCAGTCATTTGATTAGCGCTGTGGCCGGCGAAGGAGAGAGAATGCCGAAAAGCGGGATAATAATAGAGGCCTTGAAAAAAGTCATCATTGAAAAAGGCGTCAAAAACATCACATCCGAGGCCATCGCGAAAAAAGCGGGTGTGGCCAAGGGAACTCTCTACCTTTATTTCAAAACGAAAGAGGATATGATCAGCACCCTCGTTGAAAGTTTTCTGAAAGAGGGCGAGGAGCTTGTCAGTTCCTCGCTGCGGACAAAAGGCGGGGCCATCGCGAAACTGAGGGCCTTTGTAAAGGCCGATCTGAGTTTTTACGAGAAAAACCACAAGATCTTCAGGACGCTCGGGATGGAAAATTCCGCCATGGGCAATCTTCTCGGCAAAGCGAAGAAAAAAATGATCTTAAAGCGTTATTTTAAAATAGTGGAAGCGATAGGCATGGCGGTCAAAGAGGGCATAGCCGAAAATAAAATAGAGAAGATGCCGCCGATAGAAGGCGCGGTGCTGCTCATACAGATAATCCACGCCTACGCGGGGATGAGGATACACGAATTTTCAAAGCGCTCTATCGCCGGCAACACCGACAAGGTGCTTAAAATATTCCTTAAAGGGGTGGGAGCGTGAAGGCCCGCCGCATTAAAGCATTTGTCTTTTCTTTAGCCGTTGCCTGCAATGTTGCCTCGGCGGATACGATAAGCTCCGGTGCGGGTGGGGCAGAGCAGGGACTTACTCTTGAAAACTGTCTTGATATAGCCTCGCGCGAGAGTGATATGATAAAGATCGCCTCGGAAGAGGTCATTGCGGCCTCCGGCCTGAAGCGGCAGGCGCGCGGGGCTTTTATGCCCGACATCAGGCTTTCCGGCGCATACACCAAGATACCCGAAGTGCCGTCCATCCTGGGTTTTGAAATGGGTAGCGAGGATAATTATTCGGGCAAACTGACACTGACGCAGTCTCTTTTCACATGGGGCAGGATCTTACAGGGCTACAGGCAGGCCCGTTATGGGGAAGATATCGCGGAAGAAAGTTACCGTCAGGCGCGGAATGAACTGTACTCCAATGTTAAGACGGCTTTTTATTCGGTCCTGCTGGCAAGGCATTTGAAGAATATTGCCGCCGAAACTC
The Candidatus Omnitrophota bacterium genome window above contains:
- a CDS encoding TetR/AcrR family transcriptional regulator — protein: MPKSGIIIEALKKVIIEKGVKNITSEAIAKKAGVAKGTLYLYFKTKEDMISTLVESFLKEGEELVSSSLRTKGGAIAKLRAFVKADLSFYEKNHKIFRTLGMENSAMGNLLGKAKKKMILKRYFKIVEAIGMAVKEGIAENKIEKMPPIEGAVLLIQIIHAYAGMRIHEFSKRSIAGNTDKVLKIFLKGVGA